From Trichoderma atroviride chromosome 1, complete sequence, one genomic window encodes:
- a CDS encoding uncharacterized protein (EggNog:ENOG41): MAPAPKNTNRGDQPPAYGETSSPPQPPQPAYGRDGGYYGYDQNQPNYYQQGIQSPQGQQAYYQPGPQMSYYNQQQSPFPGQGQYYGGGQYPGQGQYPQGQNTYVQYPQGQYPQGQYYQGNQRPGYVSSRPPNNGSTGFLEGLAIGTACCCCLDCLLC; encoded by the coding sequence ATGGCTCCGGCTCCTAAGAACACTAACAGAGGCGATCAACCTCCGGCTTATGGAGAGACGTCCTCACCACCTCAACCGCCCCAGCCAGCGTACGGAAGAGATGGGGGCTATTATGGCTACGACCAGAACCAGCCAAACTACTATCAACAGGGCATTCAGAGCCCTCAAGGCCAGCAGGCATACTACCAGCCCGGTCCGCAAATGAGCTATTATaaccagcagcagagcccttttccaggccaaggtcaaTATTACGGCGGAGGTCAATatccaggccaaggccagTATCCCCAAGGCCAAAATACCTATGTTCAATACCCTCAAGGCCAATACCCCCAAGGTCAATATTACCAAGGAAATCAGCGGCCAGGATATGTCTCAAGTCGGCCTCCCAACAATGGAAGTACTGGTTTCTTGGAGGGACTGGCAATTGGCacggcttgctgctgctgtctggATTGCTTATTGTGTTGA
- a CDS encoding uncharacterized protein (TransMembrane:10 (i89-109o115-136i205-225o231-250i309-327o391-411i423-442o471-492i504-525o578-597i)) has product MSTAADISAGGAELRHRQVQDALLNESEGVSPGSTTPMEPLAADQAVPEGGTNKSKKTFGRTPDGTVFVVPTTHDMVSQLLDPRQPKNLSDVVVLAILGLHILAAYFLPTGYKRPVFAALFLFWRACYNVGIGILLHIQSRHRRLITWAQRWKLFEHPSTGNNPRPWLYKLLKRELEAKIPEDYEFEKAPVEYNTWLVFRRVVDLILMCDFVSYCLFAIVCGHSPKGENMLIGVARWLLGITLVGFNLWVKLDAHRVVKDFAWYWGDFFYLIDQDLTFDGVFEMAPHPMYSIGYAGYYGISMMAASYEVLFISILAHLAQFAFLVTVENPHIDKIYNPPAPRAKNVNRSPADTTVTFDLPADNDYTRSASISQKDMPADLHNLVGLNNMDLFRVPDCVVVILPIYVAILTFTTPSTALWKTFFVAHALGWRIWYHAGLGFVLDRQSKSKMWTRHFLKYGESAGEAWRQWKAMYHISMIMCNTAFVAACWKMYNPPEDWGYGLALFKHVLGAGLIALQLWTAFSVYDSLGEFGWFCGDFFFDHEAKLTYTSIYRFLNNPERVFGTAGIWGAALITWSRAIFIIALVTQILNVAVIALVERPHMQKIYGRSMREEAGLTKFIKRSLPPPVKIWQESVDKVLDDTSHFVEDFLDSARPKFASGVKTIVRDTSALFNVAPARLTITRIASDMAGLDPKHYSLAIEGTEPLQSTIDERATGKESFSGRFPKPVKTKTYEYGAPLRVKWRAPANHSKEDWIGLYMVTDNRSRETTEVSSLGRWTPTCTGAYDASMANTSILVKEHIAAKNDPSESDMMEGEVVFQGDKLWWTQGVFEFRYHHDGRHTVMSISEPFEIRISKFAEEDVEVDVGTKAMYAKAIESSLLPVIQNCLDRDDDIAPSTVDESFGSHVERDGKYAKRIVYAIREMFGVEFAPAVVLADRSVRKLAWRICNAKEVLAPYSMSHSKGATTPANQEVPEKI; this is encoded by the exons ATGAGCACGGCCGCTGACATCTCAGCCGGAGGTGCTGAGCTGCGGCACCGGCAAGTCCAAGATGCTTTGCTGAACGAGAGCGAAGGCGTCAGCCCTGGCTCTACGACGCCAATGGAGCCGCTGGCGGCTGATCAGGCTGTTCCAGAAGGTGGCACTAACAAGTCAAAGAAGACGTTTGGCCGTACGCCAGATGGCACAG TATTCGTCGTGCCAACCACGCATGACATGGTTTCACAGCTCCTGGACCCGCGACAGCCCAAGAACCTTTCGGATGTTGTCGTATTGGCTATCCTTGGATTGCATATTCTGGCGGCCTACTTTCTTCCGACTGGCTACAAGCGCCCCGTATTTGCAGCTCTTTTCCTGTTTTGGAGAGCCTGCTACAACGTTGGAATCGGCATCCTGCTACACATACAATCCCGTCACCGGCGCCTCATCACCTGGGCTCAGCGATGGAAGCTGTTTGAGCATCCCAGCACCGGCAACAATCCTCGCCCATGGCTGTACAAATTGCTCAAGCGAGAGCTTGAAGCCAAGATCCCCGAAGACTATGAGTTTGAGAAAGCTCCCGTCGAGTACAACACCTGGCTCGTCTTCCGAAGAGTTGTCGACCTCATCTTGATGTGTGATTTCGTGTCTTATTGTCTGTTTGCCATTGTTTGTGGCCACTCTCCAAAGGGCGAGAACATGCTGATTGGAGTTGCACGATGGCTTCTCGGTATTACGCTTGTCGGCTTCAACCTCTGGGTTAAGCTCGATGCCCATCGTGTTGTCAAAGACTTTGCCTGGTACTGGGGAGATTTCTTCTACCTCATCGATCAAGATCTCACATTCGACGGCGTCTTTGAGATGGCTCCCCACCCCATGTACTCAATTGGCTACGCTGGCTACTATGGTATATCGATGATGGCCGCCAGCTATGAGGTGCTCTTCATCTCTAtcctcgcccatctcgcccagTTTGCGTTCCTCGTAACCGTGGAAAATCCCCACATTGACAAGATCTACAACCCTCCTGCTCCAAGAGCAAAGAATGTGAATAGGAGCCCGGCCGATACTACCGTGACGTTTGATCTCCCGGCGGATAATGATTACACGCGATCTGCTTCCATCTCTCAGAAGGACATGCCGGCAGATTTGCACAATCTGGTTGGCTTAAACAATATGGATCTATTCCGGGTGCCCGACTGCGTTGTGGTCATTCTTCCGATATACGTGGCGATCCTCACTTTCACGACCCCCAGCACTGCTCTATGGAAGACCTTCTTCGTCGCTCACGCACTGGGATGGCGGATATGGTATCATGCCGGTCTCGGCTTCGTGTTGGATCGCCAGTCTAAATCCAAGATGTGGACCCGTCACTTTCTAAAGTATGGCGAGAGTGCCGGCGAAGCCTGGCGCCAGTGGAAAGCCATGTATCACATTAGCATGATCATGTGCAACACCGCCTTTGTTGCCGCGTGCTGGAAGATGTACAACCCGCCCGAGGATTGGGGCTACGGTTTAGCCCTTTTCAAGCATGTTCTTGGAGCCGGGTTGATTGCTTTGCAGCTGTGGACAGCTTTCAGCGTCTATGACTCACTGGGCGAATTTGGTTGGTTCTGCGGcgacttcttctttgacCACGAGGCCAAGCTCACATATACATCCATCTATCGTTTCCTGAATAACCCGGAAAGAGTGTTTGGTACCGCTGGCATCTGGGGTGCTGCTCTCATCACATGGAGTcgagccatcttcatcattgccCTGGTCACGCAAATCCTAAATGTTGCAGTCATTGCGCTCGTCGAGCGACCTCATATGCAGAAGATTTACGGAAGAAGCATGCGAGAAGAGGCAGGCCTTACGAAATTCATCAAGCGATCATTACCACCTCCAGTCAAAATATGGCAGGAAAGTGTCGACAAGGTCCTTGATGATACTTCGCATTTCGTCGAAGACTTTTTGGATAGTGCCCGCCCCAAGTTTGCTTCTGGTGTCAAGACCATCGTCCGAGATACGTCCGCTCTCTTCAACGTAGCACCGGCTCGCCTCACAATCACCCGAATCGCGTCCGACATGGCAGGCCTGGATCCCAAACATTATTCCCTTGCCATTGAGGGAACGGAGCCTCTTCAGTCGACTATTGACGAGCGTGCCACCGGCAAAGAGAGCTTTTCAGGACGGTTCCCCAAGCCAGTCAAGACCAAGACTTATGAATATGGTGCCCCTCTGCGAGTCAAGTGGCGAGCTCCCGCAAACCACAGCAAGGAAGACTGGATTGGCCTCTACATGGTGACGGACAATCGCTCACGAGAGACGACTGAGGTTTCATCTTTGGGCAGGTGGACTCCCACCTGCACTGGCGCCTACGACGCTTCCATGGCAAACACTAGCATCCTTGTCAAAGAACACATTGCGGCCAAAAATGATCCATCTGAATCTGATATGATGGAAGGCGAAGTTGTGTTCCAGGGCGATAAGCTATGGTGGACGCAAGGTGTTTTTGAGTTTAGATACCACCATGATGGGCGTCACACAGTCATGAGCATCTCAGAGCCCTTTGAGATCCGAATTAGCAAGTTTGCCGAAGAGGATGTTGAAGTTGACGTTGGCACCAAGGCCATGTACGCTAAAGCTATCGAGTCGTCTCTCCTTCCCGTTATTCAAAACTGCCTGGACCGCGATGATGACATTGCACCAAGCACTGTGGATGAGAGCTTTGGCAGCCACGTAGAGCGAGACGGTAAATATGCCAAGAGAATTGTCTACGCTATCCGAGAAATGTTTGGCGTGGAATTTGCGCCGGCCGTCGTTTTGGCGGATCGAAGCGTGAGGAAGCTAGCATGGAGGATTTGCAATGCCAAGGAAGTACTG GCACCTTACAGCATGTCACACTCAAAGGGCGCAACAACACCGGCCAATCAAGAAGTCCCCGAGAAAATCTAA
- a CDS encoding uncharacterized protein (EggNog:ENOG41~SECRETED:SignalP(1-24)) has translation MPVRRNLQKSLVSTLLCAGNLASAGLVYVSSYSQTVTTLNYTHGQNTGIQKLSPVSVSQSCSDNPSWLTLDHADAILYCIDEGLNTPGGALTTFKTASDGSLQQLGQVSTPNGPVSGVVFGNNRHGLAVAHYGGSAFTTWDVSDPTNLKLVQTINFKLTGPPTDPDRQDAPHPHEAILDPTGKFLLVPDLGMDLIHLYSFDPNSLKLTSITPVSVKPGSGPRHLAFVVKGSKTFAYLVTELGNTIIGYEVTYPKGKIQLTEFFSIPSHGPGPAEPSSYAVSEVVLSPDTNYLIVSSRAENSSTIPDFDNPSQTIPSDPLINFKICPDTGELELLQVVPAGGQFPRQFSINQEGNLLAVGLQDDGRVVFVDRDPATGLLGGFVAYADIAGQITSAVFDQADIKP, from the exons ATGCCTGTTCGTCGTAATCTCCAAAAGAGCCTGGTCTCGACCTTGCTCTGCGCCGGCAACCTCGCCTCCGCCGGCCTGGTCTACGTCTCTTCCTACTCTCAGACGGTCACCACCCTCAACTACACGCATGGCCAGAACACGGGCATCCAGAAGCTGAGCCCCGTCTCGGTGTCCCAGAGCTGCTCCGACAACCCGTCGTGGCTGACTCTGGACCACGCCGACGCCATCCTGTACTGCATCGACGAGGGCTTGAACACGCCCGGCGGTGCGCTGACGACGTTCAAGACTGCTTCTGACGgcagcctgcagcagcttggccaggTTAGCACGCCCAATGGCCCTGTCAGTGGCGTTGTGTTTGGCAACAACCGCCATGGCCTGGCCGTCGCTCACTA CGGTGGCTCTGCCTTCACCACATGGGACGTTTCCGATCCCACCAACTTGAAGCTGGTCCAGACCATCAACTTCAAGCTGACCGGCCCTCCCACCGATCCCGACCGCCAGGACGCGCCTCACCCTCACGAGGCGATCCTCGACCCCACGGGCAAGTTCCTGCTCGTCCCCGATCTGGGCATGGATCTCATCCACCTCTACTCCTTTGACCCGAACAGCCTGAAGCTGACGAGCATCACGCCCGTCAGCGTCAAGCCTGGCTCTGGTCCTCGCCACCTTGCCTTTGTCGTCAAGGGCAGCAAGACTTTTGCCTACCTCGTGACTGAGCTGGGCAACACCATCATTGGCTACGAAGTCACTTACCCCAAGGGAAAGATCCAATTGACGGAGTTTTTCAGCATTCCTTCACACGGCCCTGGGCCGGCTGAGCCCAGCAGCTACGCCGTGTCCGAGGTTGTTCTCTCT CCCGACACAAACTACCTCATCGTCTCCTCCCGCGCCGAAAACAGCTCCACCATCCCCGACTTCGACAACCCTTCCCAGACCATCCCCTCCGACCCGCTCATCAACTTCAAGATCTGCCCTGACACTGGCGAActcgagctgctccaggTCGTCCCCGCCGGCGGCCAGTTCCCGCGCCAGTTCTCCATCAACCAGGAGGGCAACCTACTCGCCGTGGGCCTGCAGGACGACGGCCGGGTCGTCTTTGTCGACCGCGACCCGGCGACTGGTCTGCTGGGCGGCTTTGTGGCGTATGCTGATATCGCGGGCCAGATTACATCTGCGGTGTTTGACCAGGCCGACATTAAGCCATAG
- a CDS encoding uncharacterized protein (EggNog:ENOG41), with protein MGKSVVSKSGLATARVNGTVIAEANSWMETEGNIYFPPESIKSEFFTGTSQHTFCPWKGDASYYSINAGGQQFDNAAWYYPQPLEGAADLRDHVAFYKNKVEISAN; from the exons ATGGGCAAATCAGTAGTTTCCAAATCGGGCCTCGCCACGGCCCGCGTCAACGGCACCGTCATTGCCGAAGCAAACTCGTGGATGGAGACGGAAGGCAACATTTACTTCCCGCCCGAGAGCATCAAGAGCGAGTTTTTCACGGGGACGAGCCAGCATACTTTTTGTCCGTGGAAGGGGGATGCGAGCTACTATAGCATTAACGCTGGTG GACAGCAATTTGATAATGCGGCGTGGTATTACCCGCAGCCGTTGGAGGGAGCTGCGGATCTGAGAGATCATGTTGCGTTTT ACAAGAACAAGGTTGAGATTTCTGCAAACTAA
- a CDS encoding uncharacterized protein (TransMembrane:3 (o42-70i131-151o200-220i)) — protein MESISLGGGHSWSNMVLSATASLARRDSQSNSPGAGNGQKNAGIGIVSFLTAILVSVIIFFVQLLLFMLLRNKLARIFKPKTYLVPERERTESPPNNFLVMIKTLIMYNDREVINKCGLDAYFFLRYLKTLLIIFIPICAIVMPILIPVNYVGGRGHDIDFHTNSTDPDSSTNSTDPSFVPTGLDTLAWGNVKATQTSRYAAHLLMAILVVIWVCSVFFFELRAYIKVRQDYLTSAEHRLRASATTVLVNSIPPKWLSEEGLSGLFDVFPGGIRNIWINRDLTSLLDKVNLRNQIHAQLEDAETELIRTAKKKQLKRRKSEEKKQNKKMSKKERINRQAEEDAEAKRMANSGEGTNDGKRHHVPHTVAEGVRESRIEDMHKKRMEKLHNVREESEESSSDSDDDRRSNVSDGSSVAVLKNIKGAFNKAGDHMDDFGTNNGFITLARKQTLPDDDGTRGYQSFEVKRTHTHSRGGSGASASSTKAIRQDGVTTVEGNTVRKLENIDDMYNMEEPKFWEFWKTPAGGYASPVPQQNGGRRLHW, from the exons ATGGAGTCAATATCTTTGGGCGGCGGCCATTCATGGTCCAACATGGTGCTCTCAGCCACTGCCTCTCTGGCGCGGCGAGATTCTCAAAGCAATTCTCCAGGCGCGGGAAATGGTCAGAAAAACgccggcattggcattgTGAGCTTCCTGACGGCCATCCTGGtctccgtcatcatcttctttgttCAACTGTTGCTTTTCATGCTCTTGCGAAACAAGCTGGCCCGAATCTT CAAGCCCAAGACGTATCTTGTCCCCGAGCGCGAGCGAACCGAATCGCCGCCAAACAACTTTCTCGTCATGATCAAGACCTTGATCATGTACAACGACCGTGAAGTCATCAACAAATGTGGACTGGATGCTTACTTTTTCCTGCGCTACCTAAAGACTCTACTCATAATATTCATACCCATCTGCGCCATTGTAATGCCCATCCTGATCCCCGTCAACTATGTGGGTGGTCGTGGACATGATATCGACTTTCACACCAACAGCACCGATCCGGATTCAAGCACCAACAGCACCGACCCCAGCTTCGTGCCCACGGGACTCGATACCTTGGCTTGGGGAAATGTCAAGGCAACACAGACTAGTCGTTATGCTGCTCACTTGCTGATGGCGATTCTTGTCGTCATCTGGGTGTGTTcagtcttctttttcgagcTGCGAGCGTACATCAAGGTCCGCCAAGACTATCTTACCAGCGCAGAGCATCGGCTCAGAGCCTCCGCAACAACGGTGCTCGTCAACTCAATCCCGCCCAAGTGGCTTAGCGAGGAAGGGCTTTCCGGCTTATTTGACGTCTTCCCCGGTGGCATTCGCAACATCTGGATCAATCGTGATTTGACTAGTCTCTTGGATAAAGTCAATCTTCGAAATCAGATTCACGCTCAACTTGAGGACGCTGAGACTGAGTTGATTCGAActgccaagaaaaagcagcTTAAGAGGAGAAAGTctgaggaaaagaagcagaacaAGAAAATGTCCAAGAAGGAAAGGATAAATCGCcaggccgaagaagatgccgaggccaAACGAATGGCCAACAGCGGCGAAGGAACCAATGACGGAAAGCGTCATCACGTACCTCACACAGTCGCCGAGGGCGTCCGAGAGTCGCGGATAGAAGATATGCACAAGAAAAGAATGGAGAAATTGCACAACGTCCGAGAGGAGTCCGAGGAGTCTTCTTCAGATTCCGATGACGACCGAAGGTCTAATGTATCCGATGGTAGCAGCGTTGCGGTACTCAAGAATATCAAAGGCGCCTTCAACAAGGCCGGCGACCATATGGATGATTTCGGTACAAACAATGGCTTTATTACTTTGGCACGCAAGCAAACTCTtccagacgacgacggcactCGAGGTTACCAGTCTTTTGAAGTTAAGCGAACGCACACACATTCGCGCGGAGGGTCTGGGGCTTCAGCCAGTTCAACAAAAGCCATTCGCCAAGACGGCGTGACCACGGTGGAAGGAAACACAGTTCGAAAGCTCGAGAACATTGACGACATGTATAACATGGAAGAACCGAAATTCTGGGAATTCTGGAAGACGCCTGCTGGTGGATACGCCTCGCCGGTTCCTCAGCAAAACGGGGGGAGACGACTACATTGGTAA
- a CDS encoding uncharacterized protein (TransMembrane:8 (i26-49o81-102i123-147o178-206i227-246o252-275i296-313o325-346i)) — translation MAPRVNEISPRDVIWSNMALSWWQEWLRTGAVTLIVVAMIILWAIPVAWTAALGQLDQLIQQTSWLAFLRENSALENAAKALAGVLPAAVLALLLFLVPVILNVLAEIKGAKTGAQKSEFVQIFYFAFLFVQVFLIVSIASFFAASIDKLVDNITQLDSVKAVLDLLATNLPKAANYFFSYMILQAMSTSSGTLLQIGGLFVWFILARLFDSTARSKWSRNTSLNDVNWGTFFPVYTNFACIAIIYSVVAPLISIFAVITFGLLWFAQRYSMLYVTRFEVDTGGVLYPRAINQTFTGIYVMELCLAGLFFIVVDDEGTHTCTPHGIVMIVVLILTILYQVLLNISFSPLFRYLPITFEDEAVLRDEAFQRAQDRRFGLGDDSDNEGDEVDGRPGGTAEKTSSSMESSGEDIELSNIQHPGKGKVKGLANPVKKVGSWAKGGGKQVGTWAKGGGKQVGTWAKGGGNQLRKLAMMENNSQAAEYRRKQRTKDIEGQRAIGEALFGGIHDEIEDLTPDERDLLVRHAFLHSALRARRPVVWIPRDDLGISDDEVRRTKEYSEHVWISNEGTALDSKVRVVYGRYPPDFSEIDLINL, via the coding sequence ATGGCGCCGAGAGTCAACGAGATTTCTCCTCGCGATGTCATCTGGAGCAACATGGCTCTCTCGTGGTGGCAAGAATGGCTTCGCACCGGTGCCGTCACTCTCATTGTGGTGGCCATGATTATCCTATGGGCTATTCCCGTTGCTTGGACGGCCGCCTTGGGCCAGCTGGACCAACTGATTCAACAGACTTCTTGGCTAGCTTTCCTGAGGGAAAACTCGGCGCTTGAGAATGCAGCCAAGGCTCTTGCGGGTGTTCTTccggctgctgtgcttgctCTGCTCCTGTTCCTCGTCCCCGTCATCTTGAATGTTCTCGCCGAGATCAAGGGCGCCAAGACGGGAGCACAAAAGTCGGAATTCGTGCAAATCTTTTACTTTGCCTTTCTCTTCGTCCAAGTTTTCCTCATTGTCTCCATTGCGTCCTTCTTTGCTGCGTCTATTGACAAGCTGGTCGACAATATCACGCAGCTAGACTCAGTCAAGGCCGTGCTGGATCTGCTTGCCACAAATCTGCCAAAGGCTGCCAattatttcttctcttacATGATTCTTCAAGCCATGTCCACCAGTTCCGGTACGCTGTTGCAGATTGGAGGCCTGTTTGTATGGTTCATCTTGGCTCGGCTGTTTGACAGCACCGCACGTAGCAAGTGGTCTCGAAACACGTCGCTGAACGATGTCAACTGGGGAACGTTTTTCCCCGTCTACACCAACTTTgcctgcatcgccatcatctacAGCGTTGTTGCGCCGCTcatttccatctttgcagTCATCACGTTTGGGCTCCTCTGGTTCGCCCAGCGATACTCTATGCTCTACGTTACTCGGTTCGAAGTCGACACCGGCGGTGTGCTGTATCCCCGGGCAATCAACCAAACGTTTACGGGCATTTATGTCATGGAGCTTTGCCTGGCTGGATTGTTCTTTATCGTGGTGGACGACGAGGGCACTCACACTTGCACGCCACACGGCATCGTCATGATTGTTGTGCTGATTTTGACCATTCTCTACCAAGTTCTATTGAACATTTCGTTCTCGCCTCTGTTCCGATATCTGCCCATCAcgtttgaagatgaagcagtACTGCGTGATGAAGCCTTCCAGCGTGCTCAGGACCGCCGCTTTGGGCTTGGTGACGACTCGGACAATGAAGGCGACGAGGTCGACGGGAGACCAGGTGGTACAGCAGAGAAGACCTCCAGCTCAATGGAGAGCAGTGGTGAGGACATTGAATTGAGCAacatccagcatccaggaAAGGGGAAAGTAAAGGGCCTCGCAAATCCCGTGAAGAAAGTGGGATCTTGGGCCAAGGGAGGCGGGAAGCAAGTAGGAACCTGGGCCAAAGGAGGCGGGAAGCAAGTAGGAACCTGGGCCAAAGGAGGCGGCAACCAACTGAGAAAGCtcgccatgatggagaaCAACTCTCAGGCGGCCGAGTACCGACGAAAACAGCGAACCAAGGATATCGAGGGCCAGCGTGCCATTGGAGAAGCGCTATTCGGGGGCATCCACGACGAAATCGAGGATCTTACCCCCGACGAGAGAGATCTCCTGGTGCGACACGCCTTTCTCCATTCGGCACTGCGAGCGCGTCGACCTGTCGTATGGATTCCTCGCGACGACCTGGGCATTAGTGATGATGAGGTCCGCCGCACGAAGGAGTACAGTGAGCATGTATGGATCAGCAACGAGGGTACGGCGCTGGACAGTAAAGTGCGTGTGGTGTATGGAAGGTACCCGCCGGACTTTTCAGAGATTGATTTGATTAATTTGTGA